In a genomic window of Streptomyces roseoviridis:
- a CDS encoding SMP-30/gluconolactonase/LRE family protein, producing the protein MTPPAAEVAVRTDAALGEGPTWDAAGARLIWVDILGSRVHHYDPATGADRATDVGQHVGAAKPRAGGGLVVNLRDGVGRYDPDGTFTWLRHHPVPGRRGNDAAVAPDGSLWAGTMRYDEREGGGDLVRLGPDGTATPLLTGVAVSNGIGWSPDRRLAYYVDSPTRRVDTLRVEDGRVVERRPFATVAPDAGFPDGLAVDADGCVWVALWDGGRLHRYTPAGTLDRTVPLPVRRPTACAFGGPGLRDLYVTTARTGLADPEPLAGSLLVLPGMGEGLPATPFAG; encoded by the coding sequence ATGACGCCGCCGGCCGCCGAGGTCGCCGTGCGGACCGACGCAGCCCTCGGCGAGGGCCCCACCTGGGACGCGGCCGGCGCCCGCCTGATCTGGGTCGACATCCTCGGCTCCCGCGTCCACCACTACGACCCGGCGACCGGCGCCGACCGCGCGACGGACGTCGGCCAGCACGTCGGCGCCGCGAAACCCCGCGCCGGCGGCGGACTCGTCGTCAACCTCAGGGACGGCGTCGGCCGCTACGACCCCGACGGCACCTTCACCTGGCTGCGTCACCATCCCGTGCCCGGCCGCCGCGGCAACGACGCCGCCGTCGCCCCCGACGGCAGCCTCTGGGCCGGAACCATGCGCTACGACGAGCGCGAGGGCGGCGGCGACCTCGTCCGCCTCGGCCCCGACGGCACCGCCACCCCGCTCCTGACGGGCGTGGCCGTCAGCAACGGCATCGGCTGGAGCCCCGACCGCCGCCTCGCGTACTACGTCGACAGCCCGACCCGACGCGTCGACACCCTGCGGGTCGAGGACGGCCGCGTCGTCGAACGCCGCCCCTTCGCGACCGTCGCACCGGACGCGGGCTTCCCCGACGGCCTCGCCGTGGACGCCGACGGCTGCGTCTGGGTCGCCCTGTGGGACGGCGGCCGGCTCCACCGCTACACCCCGGCCGGCACCCTCGACCGCACCGTCCCGCTGCCCGTGCGCCGGCCGACCGCCTGCGCCTTCGGCGGCCCCGGACTGCGCGACCTGTACGTCACGACCGCCCGCACCGGCCTGGCCGACCCCGAACCGCTCGCCGGCTCCCTGCTGGTGCTGCCCGGCATGGGAGAGGGACTGCCGGCCACGCCCTTCGCCGGCTGA
- a CDS encoding pectinesterase family protein has product MPSFSRRALLASGAGAALALAGSAGAHARERRRPFGRFGSPSARLTPRTLYVHPGGLGDHRSVQAAVSAAGGAGWTLVLAPGRYRETVAVSRERTDMTWIGASENARDVVVVYDNAAGTLRPDGTPYGTTGSATTSVQADGFSAHWVTFANDFLRGDLPGTSGTQAVALKVQGDRSAFRHCRFLGHQDTLYADSMALSHVARQHFAHCHVEGDVDFVFGRATAVFEHCRFHTLPREDRTDSPLGFVFAPSTARATPYGFLASRCRVTGEAPDGFYKLARPWVPGSDPTARPSLVVRDSVLGPGIDALAPYANMREAHPWQRQRFAEYRNTGPGAEVLVPENRPQLTAGQAAAATRSAYLGGWDPHGTPGA; this is encoded by the coding sequence ATGCCTTCGTTCAGCCGTCGTGCCCTGCTCGCCTCCGGCGCGGGCGCGGCTCTCGCCCTCGCCGGGTCCGCCGGTGCGCACGCGCGGGAACGCCGCCGTCCCTTCGGCCGGTTCGGCTCGCCCTCGGCTCGGCTCACCCCGCGCACGCTGTACGTGCACCCGGGCGGCCTCGGCGACCACCGCTCGGTCCAGGCGGCGGTGTCGGCCGCGGGGGGCGCCGGGTGGACACTGGTCCTGGCGCCCGGCAGGTACCGCGAGACCGTCGCGGTGAGCCGGGAGCGTACGGACATGACGTGGATCGGGGCGAGCGAGAACGCCCGGGACGTCGTGGTGGTCTACGACAACGCGGCCGGCACGCTCCGTCCCGACGGGACGCCGTACGGGACGACCGGCTCGGCGACCACCAGCGTGCAGGCCGACGGCTTCAGCGCCCACTGGGTGACCTTCGCCAACGACTTCCTGCGCGGCGACCTGCCCGGGACCAGCGGGACGCAGGCGGTGGCGCTGAAGGTGCAGGGCGACCGGTCGGCGTTCCGCCACTGCCGCTTCCTGGGCCACCAGGACACCCTGTACGCCGACTCCATGGCGTTGTCCCACGTCGCCCGGCAGCATTTCGCGCACTGCCACGTCGAGGGCGACGTCGACTTCGTCTTCGGCCGGGCGACCGCGGTCTTCGAGCACTGCCGGTTCCACACGCTGCCGCGGGAGGACCGGACGGACTCCCCGCTGGGCTTCGTCTTCGCGCCGTCGACCGCCCGGGCCACCCCGTACGGCTTCCTGGCGTCGCGCTGCCGGGTGACCGGCGAGGCTCCGGACGGCTTCTACAAGCTGGCGCGGCCGTGGGTGCCGGGTTCGGACCCGACGGCCCGGCCGTCCCTGGTCGTCCGCGACAGCGTGCTCGGGCCGGGGATCGACGCGCTCGCCCCGTACGCGAACATGCGCGAGGCGCACCCGTGGCAGCGGCAGCGGTTCGCGGAGTACCGCAACACCGGTCCCGGCGCGGAGGTGCTGGTCCCGGAGAACCGGCCCCAGCTGACGGCCGGGCAGGCCGCGGCGGCGACCCGGTCGGCGTATCTGGGCGGCTGGGACCCGCACGGCACGCCCGGCGCCTGA
- a CDS encoding rhamnogalacturonan acetylesterase, with the protein MTVTRRGLLAAGAGLALAPAGAATAVAAPRGTRMRTLYLVGDSTAAQKYADAAPETGWGTALPFFLHRDVAVANHAVNGRSTKSFLAEGRLGPVLGAVRPGDVLIVQFGHNDQKTADPARGTDPWTTYQENLRVFVTGARERGALPVLATSVERRRFDAAGTAQRTLGEYPAAMRAVAREDDVPLLDVAALSLALWQELGPEATKTYFNWTPAEQDDTHFNPPGAIEVARLVAGELLRTGVLAPRETRRLDGVVPAGWITWPDSEES; encoded by the coding sequence GTGACCGTGACCCGCCGCGGTCTGCTGGCGGCCGGGGCGGGCCTCGCGCTCGCCCCGGCCGGGGCAGCGACCGCCGTCGCAGCCCCGAGGGGGACCCGTATGCGCACCCTGTACCTCGTGGGCGACTCCACCGCCGCCCAGAAGTACGCCGACGCCGCGCCCGAGACCGGCTGGGGCACGGCCCTGCCGTTCTTCCTGCACCGGGACGTCGCGGTGGCCAACCACGCCGTCAACGGCCGCAGCACGAAGAGCTTCCTCGCCGAGGGGCGGCTCGGCCCGGTCCTCGGGGCCGTACGGCCCGGGGACGTGCTGATCGTCCAGTTCGGCCACAACGACCAGAAGACCGCGGACCCGGCGCGCGGCACCGACCCGTGGACGACGTACCAGGAGAACCTGCGGGTCTTCGTGACCGGCGCCCGCGAGCGCGGGGCGCTGCCGGTGCTCGCGACCTCGGTGGAGCGGCGCCGGTTCGACGCCGCCGGGACGGCGCAGCGCACCCTCGGGGAGTACCCGGCGGCGATGCGGGCGGTGGCGCGGGAGGACGACGTGCCGCTGCTCGACGTGGCGGCGCTGTCCCTGGCGCTGTGGCAGGAGCTGGGGCCCGAGGCGACGAAGACGTACTTCAACTGGACGCCGGCCGAGCAGGACGACACGCACTTCAACCCGCCGGGTGCGATCGAGGTGGCCCGGCTGGTCGCGGGCGAGCTGCTGCGCACCGGGGTGCTGGCGCCGCGCGAGACGCGCCGGCTGGACGGGGTGGTACCCGCCGGGTGGATCACCTGGCCCGATTCGGAGGAGAGCTGA
- a CDS encoding polysaccharide lyase family 1 protein, producing the protein MGHERSVRGARHGGKAWAAGALALAAAIAGPVPAAQAGPAEQAGQAGLSASSPERAVLGAGDGWASEGTGTTGGSAAVASRVFTVTTWEELRAALAVPGGEPRIVRVVGTLDATAGGCSAFEEPGYDFGAYLAAYDPKVWGYDREVSGPQEELRAASAARQGRAIKVKVPAHTTVVGVGRSAGITGGSLQITGVDNVIVRNLTLESPLDCFPQWDPTDGATGAWNSEYDSMVVYGSTHVWIDHNTFTDGARPDSSLPSYYGELYQQHDGELDVVRGADLVTASWNVFADHDKTLMIGNSDGAGATDRGKLRVTLHHNLFRNVVERAPRVRFGKVDAYNNHFVVPHAAYAYSFGIGQESQLVAEKNAFTLAGGVPAGRILKKWKDAPVTTSGNLVNGRAVDLLAVHNAEFPGEVLRADAGWTPVLRARVDRPQALPGLIGHRAGAGRSPR; encoded by the coding sequence ATGGGTCACGAGCGGAGCGTGCGGGGAGCGCGGCACGGCGGGAAGGCGTGGGCGGCGGGAGCGCTCGCGCTGGCGGCGGCGATCGCCGGCCCGGTGCCCGCCGCCCAGGCGGGGCCTGCGGAGCAGGCGGGGCAGGCGGGGCTGTCGGCGTCGTCCCCCGAGCGGGCCGTGCTCGGCGCGGGGGACGGCTGGGCCTCGGAGGGCACCGGGACGACCGGTGGCTCCGCGGCCGTCGCGTCCCGGGTCTTCACGGTCACGACCTGGGAGGAGCTGCGGGCGGCGCTCGCCGTTCCGGGCGGCGAGCCGAGGATCGTCCGGGTGGTGGGCACGCTGGACGCGACGGCCGGGGGCTGCTCGGCGTTCGAGGAGCCCGGCTACGACTTCGGCGCCTACCTCGCCGCGTACGACCCGAAGGTGTGGGGGTACGACAGGGAGGTCAGCGGCCCGCAGGAAGAGCTGCGGGCGGCGTCGGCGGCCCGCCAGGGCCGGGCGATCAAGGTGAAGGTGCCCGCCCACACCACCGTCGTCGGAGTCGGGCGGTCCGCCGGGATCACCGGCGGCAGCCTGCAGATCACCGGCGTGGACAACGTGATCGTCCGCAACCTCACCCTGGAGAGCCCGCTGGACTGCTTCCCGCAGTGGGACCCGACGGACGGGGCGACGGGGGCGTGGAACTCCGAGTACGACAGCATGGTCGTGTACGGCTCCACGCACGTGTGGATCGACCACAACACGTTCACCGACGGCGCCCGTCCGGACTCCTCCCTGCCGTCGTACTACGGGGAGCTGTACCAGCAGCACGACGGCGAACTGGACGTCGTGCGGGGCGCCGACCTGGTGACGGCCTCGTGGAACGTGTTCGCCGACCACGACAAGACGCTGATGATCGGCAACAGCGACGGCGCGGGCGCCACGGACCGCGGGAAGCTGCGGGTCACCCTGCACCACAACCTCTTCCGGAACGTGGTCGAGCGGGCGCCGCGGGTCCGGTTCGGCAAGGTCGACGCGTACAACAACCACTTCGTGGTGCCGCATGCCGCGTACGCGTACTCGTTCGGCATCGGACAGGAGTCCCAGCTGGTCGCGGAGAAGAACGCGTTCACGCTCGCCGGGGGCGTCCCGGCCGGGAGGATCCTCAAGAAGTGGAAGGACGCCCCCGTCACCACGTCCGGGAACCTCGTCAACGGGCGGGCGGTCGATCTGCTCGCCGTGCACAACGCCGAGTTCCCCGGCGAGGTGCTGCGCGCGGACGCCGGCTGGACGCCCGTGCTGCGCGCCCGGGTCGACCGGCCGCAGGCGCTGCCGGGTCTGATCGGCCACCGCGCGGGCGCGGGCCGTTCCCCGCGCTGA